A region from the Paludicola sp. MB14-C6 genome encodes:
- a CDS encoding adenylosuccinate synthase, translated as MITAIVGINWGDEGKGRMVDLLSEDYDVVVRYQGGNNAGHTVINDLGKFVLNLLPSGILRPEVTNVMGNGMVIDLEHLCKEMDRLIQGGVAITPENLKISDRAVICMPYHVQLDVLEEDRLGDAKFGSTRRGIAPVYGDKYLKKAIRMGDLLYPETTKKRLEGIIDWKNLMINGGYGAEKITVDSVMQWLETYGSRLKDFVCDTSVFLSEAIQSGKNVMFEAQLGALRDIDFGIYPYTSSSSTIAAYAPIGSGIPGQKLTNTIGIMKAYSTCVGEGPFTAEMFGDEAERLRESGGEYGAATGRPRRVGPFDVVASKYGVRVQGADEIALTKLDVISYMEEIPVCVGYEINGEIIHDFPFGDQLNIAKPVVEYVKGWNCDISKCRTESDLPKAAIDYIKYIEKTVNCKIKYVSVGAEREAYVVMQ; from the coding sequence ATGATAACTGCTATTGTAGGAATTAACTGGGGAGACGAAGGCAAAGGAAGAATGGTTGACCTTCTTTCTGAAGATTACGATGTTGTAGTACGCTATCAAGGCGGAAACAATGCGGGACATACCGTTATTAATGATTTAGGTAAATTTGTTTTGAACCTATTGCCATCCGGAATTTTGCGTCCTGAAGTAACAAATGTTATGGGAAATGGTATGGTAATCGACCTTGAACATCTTTGCAAAGAAATGGATCGCTTAATTCAAGGCGGCGTTGCAATTACTCCGGAAAACTTAAAAATCAGCGATAGAGCTGTTATTTGTATGCCTTACCATGTTCAGCTGGATGTTTTAGAAGAGGATAGATTAGGTGATGCAAAATTTGGTTCAACGAGAAGAGGAATTGCACCTGTTTACGGCGATAAATATCTGAAAAAAGCAATTCGTATGGGCGATTTATTATATCCTGAAACTACAAAGAAACGTTTAGAAGGCATTATTGACTGGAAAAACTTAATGATTAACGGGGGCTATGGCGCTGAGAAAATTACAGTAGATAGCGTTATGCAATGGCTTGAAACATATGGCTCACGCTTAAAAGACTTTGTTTGTGATACGAGCGTATTTTTAAGCGAAGCAATTCAATCAGGCAAAAATGTTATGTTTGAAGCACAGCTTGGTGCGTTAAGAGATATTGATTTTGGTATTTATCCTTATACCTCTTCTTCTTCAACAATTGCAGCTTATGCTCCAATTGGCTCAGGAATTCCAGGTCAAAAATTAACAAACACAATTGGTATCATGAAAGCTTATTCTACTTGTGTTGGTGAAGGCCCATTTACTGCAGAAATGTTTGGTGATGAAGCAGAACGCTTAAGAGAAAGCGGTGGAGAGTATGGCGCTGCTACAGGTCGTCCAAGAAGAGTTGGTCCATTTGATGTTGTTGCCTCCAAATATGGTGTTCGAGTACAAGGTGCAGATGAAATTGCACTTACAAAACTAGATGTTATCTCTTATATGGAAGAAATCCCTGTATGTGTTGGATACGAAATTAACGGCGAAATCATTCATGATTTCCCATTCGGAGATCAATTAAATATTGCAAAGCCTGTTGTTGAATATGTAAAAGGATGGAATTGTGATATTAGCAAATGCAGAACCGAAAGCGATCTTCCAAAAGCTGCAATTGATTATATTAAATATATTGAGAAAACAGTTAATTGTAAAATTAAATATGTTTCTGTAGGTGCAGAACGTGAAGCTTATGTTGTAATGCAATAA